From one Acipenser ruthenus chromosome 21, fAciRut3.2 maternal haplotype, whole genome shotgun sequence genomic stretch:
- the LOC131699091 gene encoding uncharacterized protein LOC131699091, which translates to MQQAAVSAEGSMQSNVLPQQEAAATRGLSDAVQSLTTLVQDLATHQRQQSEKMGRLEAMVMQQTATTYRYVPTSSQGSGNGAATQYRKSVPLLLGTNVIRASKQDLEKRLGREFPSCLKDEHPAWHAAYQQVRVKSPGREPKTVSQVRYAGKQPVKIKPGEHRCITVKAPWSRDRSPYTVLIGPPDGKQFIKNMVVEEAVADVVHGRTLVHLYNQSTYNIVIKRGQTVASISALSSVETVVPSDPTPDLGSTAGSSHDQQSSSPPDKAPVQSDIPEMDLKEAAVLNQEQQEKLEELLRRNSDVFSVNQFDLGCTSAVKHEIPLIDNKPMRQPYRRIPPAQFQEVRRHLQDMVEAGAIRSSQSPYASPIVVARKKDGSIRVCIDYRQLNAKTVRDAFPMPRIEEALDALGDAEFYSTLDLTSGYWQVEVAEHDKPKTAFTTPMGLFECNRMPFGLQNAPATFQRLMTHCLGDLNFSAVLIYLDDVIVFSRTLEEHQV; encoded by the coding sequence ATGCAGCAGGCTGCAGTCAGTGCAGAGGGGAGCATGCAAAGTAATGTTTTGCCCCAGCAGGAAGCAGCAGCCACAAGAGGGTTAAGTGATGCCGTTCAGAGTCTTACCACCCTAGTTCAGGACCTTGCCACTCACCAGAGACAGCAGTCTGAGAAGATGGGGCGTTTGGAGGCCATGGTTATGCAACAAACTGCTACTACCTACAGGTATGTCCCCACCAGTAGCCAAGGAAGTGGTAATGGAGCGGCGACACAGTACCGAAAGTCTGTACCACTTCTGTTAGGAACAAATGTTATTAGGGCTAGCAAGCAGGACTTAGAAAAACGGCTGGGCAGAGAGTTCCCTAGCTGCCTGAAAGATGAACATCCAGCCTGGCATGCTGCCTACCAACAGGTGAGGGTGAAGTCACCCGGAAGGGAGCCCAAGACGGTGTCACAAGTTCGTTATGCAGGAAAACAGCCAGTGAAAATTAAGCCTGGGGAACACAGATGCATAACAGTCAAGGCTCCATGGTCTCGTGATAGGAGTCCATACACTGTACTTATCGGACCTCCAGATGgcaaacagtttattaaaaacatggtGGTGGAAGAAGCAGTGGCAGATGTGGTCCATGGGCGGACTCTAGTGCACCTCTACAACCAAAGCACATACAATATTGTTATAAAAAGGGGCCAGACAGTagctagcatctctgcactgaGCAGCGTAGAAACAGTGGTTCCCTCTGACCCTACCCCAGATCTAGGTAGCACAGCCGGTTCGTCGCATGATCAACAAAGTTCTTCCCCACCAGATAAAGCACCAGTTCAATCGGACATTCCGGAGATGGATTTGAAGGAGGCAGCAGTGCTGAACCAGGAACAACAGGAAAAGCTGGAAGAACTGCTCCGGAGGAACTCTGATgtgttttcagttaatcagttcgACCTTGGATGTACATCCGCTGTCAAGCATGAAATACCATTGATTGATAACAAGCCCATGCGCCAGCCTTACCGTAGGATCCCACCAGCCCAGTTTCAGGAGGTTAGACGACATCTACAGGATATGGTTGAAGCGGGAGCCATTAGATCAAGTCAGAGCCCTTATGCCTCACCCATTGTAGTGGCCAGGAAGAAAGACGGCTCAATCCGAGTCTGCATTGACTACAGACAACTAAATGCAAAGACGGTGAGAGATGCATTCCCTATGCCCCGTATTGAGGAGGCCTTGGATGCTCTTGGTGATGCTGAATTCTACTCCACACTGGATCTCACTTCCGGCTACTGGCAGGTAGAGGTGGCTGAACACGACAAGCCCAAAACTGCATTCACTACACCCATGGGCCTGTTTGAGTGCAACCGAATGCCTTTTGGCCTGCAGAATGCACCAGCCACCTTCCAAAGACTGATGACTCACTGCCTGGGAGACCTAAATTTTTCAGCTGTGCTGATATACTTAGATGATGTCATTGTATTCTCCCGAACATTGGAAGAGCACCAAGTGTAA